Proteins co-encoded in one Streptococcus parauberis NCFD 2020 genomic window:
- a CDS encoding Crp/Fnr family transcriptional regulator, whose translation MTKHTHHEIGDHAACIRLVPIFNHLEGSAMNYIAEKAHTKQYQKGEFLFRSQEKEDTLYIINRGKIRIYRLADSGKEQLVRILNPGDFTGEWTLFNPDAVHEEYAEATRDTVVCMIQQKDVQDFLEQYPAISLKLLAEMSKRLENSERQTTQVAVEHVTTRLILFLAENVEPEMGNSPTITLPMAKKDIASYLGTTPETISRKFGELEDEGLIQQLSGKRIKIQDLDDLLLYSE comes from the coding sequence TTGACTAAACATACCCATCATGAAATTGGCGACCACGCAGCCTGTATCCGCTTGGTTCCAATATTCAATCACTTAGAGGGTAGCGCGATGAATTACATTGCTGAAAAAGCCCACACGAAACAGTATCAAAAAGGAGAGTTTCTGTTTCGTTCACAAGAAAAAGAGGATACTTTATATATTATCAATCGTGGGAAAATCCGTATTTATCGATTGGCAGACTCTGGCAAAGAGCAGCTAGTGCGGATCTTGAACCCTGGTGATTTCACCGGAGAATGGACCTTGTTCAACCCGGATGCAGTACACGAGGAATATGCCGAAGCAACCCGAGATACCGTTGTCTGTATGATTCAGCAAAAGGATGTCCAGGATTTTCTGGAACAGTACCCCGCTATTTCTCTAAAACTGCTGGCTGAAATGTCCAAGCGGTTAGAAAATTCCGAACGCCAAACCACACAAGTGGCGGTAGAGCATGTAACTACCCGTTTAATTTTATTTTTGGCAGAAAATGTGGAACCTGAAATGGGCAACTCTCCCACCATCACCCTGCCGATGGCAAAAAAGGACATTGCTTCCTATTTAGGAACGACACCTGAGACCATCAGTCGCAAATTTGGAGAATTGGAGGACGAGGGATTGATTCAACAGCTGTCTGGGAAAAGGATCAAGATTCAGGATTTAGATGATTTATTGCTTTACAGCGAATAA
- a CDS encoding N(5)-(carboxyethyl)ornithine synthase, with protein MKIGLVKANFPGERRVPLLPKDIKDFKNEILVEEGFGKFLDIDDQEYIDKGCHILSRAEVFAESEAIFSLKLIQPTDYSHLREGQMIIGWTHPFGSGQSFMKEQALPKKLIVVDLDSNSPCIYYENEIFESGIPKGLLYKNSFYAGYAGVIDALLQYGSIPTEETKIAILGSGNVAQGAFSSISKYSSNIRMYYRKTMSIFKENYTKYDIIINGIEIGKDDDPILNLSEQKLLKKGTLIIDVAADAGNTIEGSHFTSIDVPIYENDGKYYYVVPNTPSLIYRNVSQDLSKILSENIFKEDCSRFLIK; from the coding sequence ATGAAAATTGGCCTAGTAAAAGCAAACTTCCCTGGAGAAAGACGAGTCCCACTTCTACCAAAAGATATTAAAGATTTTAAAAATGAAATATTGGTAGAGGAGGGGTTTGGAAAATTTCTTGATATTGATGATCAAGAATACATTGACAAAGGATGTCACATTTTATCAAGAGCTGAAGTTTTTGCGGAATCAGAAGCAATCTTCTCACTAAAACTCATCCAGCCTACTGACTATTCTCATCTTAGAGAGGGACAGATGATTATAGGCTGGACACATCCTTTTGGTTCAGGACAATCGTTCATGAAAGAGCAAGCTCTGCCTAAAAAGTTAATTGTAGTAGATTTAGATAGTAACTCGCCTTGCATTTATTATGAAAATGAGATATTTGAATCAGGTATTCCGAAGGGTCTATTATATAAAAATAGTTTTTACGCAGGCTATGCAGGGGTTATAGATGCTTTATTGCAATATGGATCTATTCCAACTGAAGAGACAAAAATAGCTATTTTAGGTTCTGGAAATGTTGCGCAGGGTGCCTTTAGTAGTATCTCAAAATATTCCTCAAACATCCGAATGTATTATCGAAAAACAATGTCGATTTTCAAAGAAAATTATACAAAGTACGACATCATTATCAATGGAATTGAAATTGGGAAAGATGATGATCCAATTTTAAATCTTTCTGAACAAAAATTATTGAAAAAAGGGACTTTAATTATTGATGTAGCAGCTGATGCTGGAAATACTATTGAAGGATCTCATTTTACTAGTATAGATGTCCCTATCTACGAAAATGATGGAAAATACTATTATGTTGTTCCTAATACTCCATCACTCATCTATCGAAATGTGAGTCAAGATTTAAGTAAGATTTTAAGTGAGAATATATTTAAAGAAGACTGCTCGCGTTTTTTAATAAAATAA
- a CDS encoding helix-turn-helix domain-containing protein, with product MVRRWVKAYKELGAVGIQRKRQNTVYSTQFKLNAVNLYLTSEKSYRELAHELGMNNPPLLTRWVSNYRKKGEFAFSNVQGRPRKESELLEISIKKAKDVVNETEQELARLQNDNLNLRMEVEYLKGLRRLRQEQHKRENPEWSVNSDENSSSHLSNS from the coding sequence ATTGTCAGGCGTTGGGTCAAAGCTTATAAAGAATTAGGGGCGGTTGGAATTCAGCGTAAAAGGCAAAATACAGTTTATTCAACACAATTCAAACTTAATGCGGTAAACTTATATCTAACAAGTGAAAAGTCATATAGAGAACTAGCTCATGAATTGGGAATGAATAATCCGCCACTTCTTACACGATGGGTGTCAAATTATCGCAAAAAAGGGGAATTTGCCTTTTCTAATGTTCAGGGGCGACCTAGAAAAGAGTCTGAATTGCTTGAAATAAGTATTAAGAAAGCGAAAGATGTGGTGAATGAAACAGAGCAAGAACTTGCTAGGCTTCAAAACGACAATCTTAATTTAAGAATGGAAGTTGAATATTTAAAAGGGCTGAGGAGATTACGGCAGGAACAACACAAGAGGGAAAATCCCGAGTGGTCTGTGAACTCCGACGAGAATTCAAGTTCCCACTTAAGCAACTCTTAG
- a CDS encoding helix-turn-helix transcriptional regulator: protein MSKQDKNYSEETDLVLKNHLKDTRRELGLSQQQLADMIGVSRNTIGSIERCVFVPTAKLALILCIALDKKFEELFYFD, encoded by the coding sequence ATGAGTAAACAAGATAAAAATTATTCAGAAGAGACAGATTTAGTACTGAAAAATCATTTAAAGGACACCCGTAGAGAATTAGGGCTTTCTCAACAACAACTCGCAGATATGATCGGTGTTTCTAGAAATACGATTGGTTCAATAGAGAGATGTGTGTTTGTTCCTACAGCAAAATTAGCATTGATATTATGTATCGCTTTAGATAAAAAATTTGAAGAGTTGTTCTACTTTGATTAA
- a CDS encoding recombinase family protein — MNIGYARVSTGLQNLDLQKDSLKKYNCEKIFTDHMSGSKKERPGLKSAIEFSRSGDTIVVWRLDRLGRNMEDLISIVNSLNDKGVSFHSLQENITMDKSSSTGQLMFHLFAAFAEFERNLILERSAAGREAARARGRLGGRPEKFSEQDVKLLKTLVESGTPIKSIADSWGVSRTTIYRYINKF; from the coding sequence ATGAATATAGGATACGCACGAGTTTCAACTGGACTTCAAAATTTGGATTTACAAAAAGATAGTCTCAAAAAATATAACTGTGAAAAAATATTTACTGACCATATGTCAGGAAGTAAAAAAGAAAGACCTGGTTTAAAATCCGCCATCGAATTTTCTCGTTCTGGAGATACAATTGTTGTTTGGCGGTTAGATAGATTAGGAAGAAATATGGAGGACTTAATTAGCATAGTTAATTCACTTAATGATAAAGGAGTAAGTTTCCATAGCTTGCAAGAAAATATTACAATGGATAAATCAAGTTCGACTGGACAATTGATGTTTCATTTGTTTGCGGCTTTTGCGGAATTTGAGCGAAATCTTATTTTGGAGCGTTCTGCCGCTGGTAGAGAAGCTGCACGTGCAAGAGGACGACTTGGAGGAAGACCTGAGAAATTTTCGGAGCAAGACGTAAAGCTTCTTAAAACCTTGGTAGAAAGTGGTACGCCGATTAAGTCGATTGCGGATTCTTGGGGAGTGTCAAGAACAACGATTTATAGATATATTAATAAGTTTTAG
- a CDS encoding CorA family divalent cation transporter, protein METLESLVRAYNKYLSSLDTIINNNSSFQLNNIMKTLTELTVVLTIPTITYGFWGINLKLPFQGVPYGSLLVIVISLLISLLVWYWLKKKKSL, encoded by the coding sequence ATGGAAACCTTAGAGTCTTTGGTAAGAGCTTATAATAAGTACCTTTCTAGCTTGGATACAATTATAAATAATAATAGTTCATTTCAGTTGAACAATATTATGAAAACATTAACTGAGCTTACAGTTGTCTTAACAATACCAACAATTACTTATGGGTTTTGGGGAATAAATCTCAAGTTGCCTTTTCAAGGTGTCCCCTATGGTTCGTTACTTGTAATTGTTATTTCACTTCTAATCAGTCTATTAGTTTGGTACTGGTTAAAAAAGAAAAAATCTCTTTAG
- the arsA gene encoding arsenical pump-driving ATPase produces MKAYDPKKLELTKYLFFTGKGGVGKTTSACATAVSLADSGYKVILVSTDPASNLQDVFQTELTNKPKEIPEIPNLKVANFDPVSAANDYKESIVGPYRGILPDSAVENMEEQLSGSCTVEIASFNEFAGFLTNKDVKDEFDYVIFDTAPTGHTLRMLALPSAWSNYLDENDTGVSCLGQLSGLGDKKESYERAVKTLANGELTTLMLVTRPQKASIEEAKRASGELAELGINNQKLIINGLLTQADDEVSKIIAKQQEDDLEHLPNFLSKYEQFFIPLRPYNVTGLDKLRILLDTVQPELPEIDSEMREYPELSTVIDNFVKTGKKIIFTMGKGGVGKTNVAIKVAQALQKQGKKVHLATTDPADHLNFYLGDTSGLSLSHIDEEKELREYKEEVLSKARETMSGDDFDYVKEDLESPCTQEIAVFRAFAEIVQKADDEIVVIDTAPTGHTLLLLESTQSYAKEVERTSGEVPKSIQKLLPRLQNSDETEVLMVTLPETTPVYESMRLADDLDRANIAHTWWLVNQSMSATHTSNEVLKARASNEVEWINKVAKLSNQHYAVAKWQADFEK; encoded by the coding sequence ATGAAAGCTTACGATCCAAAAAAATTAGAATTGACTAAATATCTGTTCTTTACAGGAAAAGGTGGGGTTGGCAAAACAACGTCTGCATGTGCAACTGCAGTAAGTCTTGCGGATTCAGGTTATAAAGTAATACTTGTCAGTACTGACCCTGCTTCTAATTTACAAGATGTATTTCAAACAGAATTAACCAATAAACCAAAAGAAATTCCAGAAATTCCTAATTTAAAAGTCGCAAATTTTGACCCAGTATCTGCGGCAAATGATTATAAAGAAAGTATAGTTGGTCCATATCGAGGAATTTTACCAGACTCAGCTGTAGAAAATATGGAAGAACAACTTTCAGGTTCATGTACCGTTGAAATTGCTTCTTTTAATGAATTTGCTGGTTTCTTAACAAATAAGGATGTCAAAGATGAATTTGACTATGTCATTTTTGATACCGCACCAACCGGACATACCCTCAGAATGCTTGCTCTTCCTTCCGCATGGTCAAACTACCTGGATGAAAATGATACTGGTGTTTCGTGCTTAGGTCAACTTTCAGGACTGGGAGATAAAAAGGAAAGTTACGAACGAGCAGTAAAAACATTAGCTAACGGTGAATTAACAACGCTTATGTTAGTAACACGTCCTCAAAAAGCATCAATTGAGGAAGCCAAAAGAGCTTCTGGTGAACTTGCGGAACTCGGAATAAATAATCAAAAATTAATTATTAATGGACTTTTAACTCAAGCAGACGATGAAGTATCAAAGATTATTGCCAAACAACAAGAAGATGATTTAGAGCATTTGCCTAACTTTCTCAGTAAGTATGAACAATTCTTTATTCCACTCAGACCCTATAATGTGACTGGGTTAGATAAACTTCGCATCCTTTTAGATACAGTTCAACCCGAATTGCCTGAGATTGATTCAGAAATGAGAGAATATCCAGAACTCTCAACTGTGATTGATAATTTTGTCAAAACAGGTAAAAAAATTATCTTTACAATGGGTAAAGGTGGAGTTGGAAAAACTAATGTAGCGATTAAAGTTGCTCAAGCTTTGCAAAAGCAAGGTAAAAAAGTTCATCTGGCCACTACAGACCCTGCGGACCATCTTAATTTCTACTTGGGAGATACTTCTGGACTCTCATTAAGTCATATTGATGAAGAAAAGGAACTTCGAGAATATAAAGAAGAAGTTTTAAGCAAAGCAAGAGAAACAATGTCAGGCGATGATTTTGACTATGTTAAAGAAGACTTGGAATCACCATGTACGCAAGAAATTGCAGTCTTTCGTGCTTTCGCTGAAATTGTTCAAAAAGCAGATGATGAGATTGTAGTAATTGATACTGCGCCAACTGGTCATACCCTCTTATTACTTGAATCAACTCAAAGCTATGCGAAAGAAGTTGAACGAACAAGTGGTGAAGTTCCAAAATCAATTCAAAAACTTTTACCAAGATTACAAAACTCTGATGAAACAGAAGTTTTGATGGTGACTTTACCAGAAACCACTCCAGTTTATGAATCAATGCGGTTAGCAGATGATTTAGATAGAGCAAATATTGCACATACTTGGTGGTTAGTAAACCAAAGTATGAGTGCAACTCATACCTCGAATGAAGTTTTGAAAGCACGTGCATCAAATGAAGTAGAATGGATTAATAAAGTTGCCAAACTTTCTAATCAACACTATGCAGTAGCTAAATGGCAAGCTGACTTTGAAAAATAA
- a CDS encoding IS6-like element ISTeha2 family transposase has protein sequence MNHFKGKQFQKDVIIISVGYYLRYNLSYRDVQEMLYDRGINVSHTTIYRWVQEYGKLIYQIWKKKNRQSFYSWKMYETYIKIKGKWHYLYRAIDSEGMTLDIWLRRKRNTQSAYAFFKRLYKQFGEPKVIVTDKAPSIASAFRKLQKQGLYSETEHRTVKYLNNLIEQDHRPVKRRNKLYQSLRTASTTIKGIEALRGIYKKNRRNGTLFGFSASTEIKVLMGIPA, from the coding sequence ATGAATCATTTTAAGGGCAAACAATTCCAAAAAGACGTGATTATTATCTCTGTTGGGTATTATCTTCGCTATAATTTGAGTTATCGTGATGTTCAAGAGATGTTATATGATCGTGGCATTAACGTTTCTCACACAACAATTTACCGTTGGGTTCAAGAATATGGTAAGCTGATCTATCAAATCTGGAAAAAGAAAAATAGACAGTCCTTTTATTCGTGGAAAATGTACGAAACTTATATTAAAATTAAAGGGAAGTGGCATTATCTCTATCGTGCAATCGACTCAGAAGGCATGACACTGGATATTTGGCTAAGACGAAAGAGAAATACTCAGTCTGCTTATGCTTTCTTTAAACGACTATACAAGCAGTTTGGGGAACCGAAAGTTATCGTGACAGATAAAGCACCATCAATTGCTAGTGCTTTTAGGAAGTTACAAAAGCAGGGGCTATACAGCGAAACTGAGCACCGGACAGTCAAGTATCTCAATAACTTAATTGAGCAAGATCATAGACCTGTTAAACGTCGAAATAAACTTTATCAAAGTCTTCGTACTGCATCAACTACGATTAAGGGCATAGAAGCATTGAGAGGCATATACAAAAAGAACCGAAGAAATGGAACGCTCTTCGGCTTTTCGGCATCTACTGAAATTAAAGTTTTGATGGGTATACCAGCATAG
- a CDS encoding heavy-metal-associated domain-containing protein, with protein sequence MEKAILQLETLSCPSCMQKIEGAVKSVNGIDKDSIKVLFNSSKVKTNFDSAVTSIEEIQKAIENVGYPVLKAKVKAA encoded by the coding sequence ATGGAAAAAGCTATATTGCAATTAGAAACGTTGTCTTGTCCAAGTTGTATGCAAAAAATTGAAGGTGCTGTGAAATCAGTTAACGGTATTGATAAAGACAGCATTAAAGTATTATTCAACTCCAGCAAAGTCAAAACCAATTTTGATTCAGCTGTCACTTCGATTGAAGAGATTCAAAAAGCTATCGAAAACGTAGGCTATCCGGTCCTTAAAGCAAAAGTCAAGGCCGCTTAA
- a CDS encoding ArsR/SmtB family transcription factor — translation MNYEKIVMSLKALAEPNRLKIVDLLSCGTKCACDLLEHFDFSQPALSHHMKVLEKAEIITVEKKGTWNYYTLSEDFAKEFQSMCMTLFSHNEDTCVCGTDKKCNCSN, via the coding sequence ATGAATTACGAAAAAATTGTAATGAGTTTGAAGGCATTAGCTGAGCCAAATCGTTTAAAAATTGTCGACCTGCTGTCATGTGGAACAAAATGTGCTTGCGACCTATTAGAGCATTTTGATTTTTCACAACCTGCATTGTCCCATCACATGAAGGTTTTAGAAAAAGCAGAAATTATCACTGTTGAGAAAAAAGGGACTTGGAATTATTACACTTTAAGTGAAGATTTTGCTAAAGAATTCCAAAGCATGTGTATGACTCTATTCTCACATAACGAAGATACTTGTGTGTGTGGTACTGATAAAAAATGTAATTGTTCTAATTAA
- a CDS encoding Dps family protein, whose amino-acid sequence MTENKATQERTPQERLQEEQEHKEHVHHTKINAAAIADHLLGNMHTLHVKLHQYHWYVKGANFFTLHEKFEELYNENEKWFDKLAERLITSGHKPASTTVEFEKYSMLSEDAVNKYAKAEDMVENIIEDFRSTRDLTIRAIRLAQDEGDDALEDTLIAFKNDLDKNIWMLQAFIGKEALEDDDALDEDED is encoded by the coding sequence ATGACTGAAAATAAAGCTACTCAAGAAAGAACACCCCAAGAAAGATTGCAAGAAGAACAAGAACACAAGGAACATGTTCATCATACGAAAATTAATGCAGCGGCCATTGCGGATCATCTTTTAGGCAACATGCATACATTACATGTGAAACTGCACCAATATCACTGGTATGTAAAAGGAGCCAATTTCTTTACGTTGCATGAAAAATTTGAAGAGTTGTATAACGAAAATGAAAAATGGTTCGACAAACTTGCGGAGCGTCTAATTACTTCTGGGCATAAACCTGCTTCGACAACGGTTGAATTTGAAAAATATTCGATGCTTTCGGAAGATGCAGTTAATAAATACGCTAAAGCAGAAGACATGGTTGAAAATATTATCGAGGACTTCAGAAGCACTCGTGACCTAACTATTCGCGCGATTCGTTTAGCTCAAGACGAGGGTGACGATGCTTTAGAAGATACATTGATTGCTTTTAAAAATGACTTAGACAAGAACATTTGGATGCTGCAAGCGTTCATTGGTAAAGAAGCATTAGAAGATGATGACGCTCTTGATGAGGATGAAGATTAA
- the lgt gene encoding prolipoprotein diacylglyceryl transferase, which translates to MEFVLGVLNPHAVEIGSVVIHWYGVIIAAGILAALQLSTKEAKKKGLEEDTIIDMALWAIPSGLLGARLYYVLFELGYYLQNPGQILAIWNGGIAIYGGLIAGGGTLYWYAKKKGTSLALVLDILAPNVLLAQSIGRWGNFMNQEAYGGPVTRQFLENLYLPEFIIEQMNINGTYYHPTFLYESLWSLLGFVLIVTIRNRKQLLRQGEVALSYVLWYSVGRFFIEGMRTDSLWIGEWIRVSQALSLALFIGAIVVWFIRRQDYPPISYYSDGNKGQKKTIKMVN; encoded by the coding sequence ATGGAATTCGTATTAGGCGTTTTGAATCCCCATGCGGTGGAGATTGGTTCTGTTGTGATTCATTGGTATGGAGTCATTATTGCAGCGGGCATATTAGCGGCTCTCCAGTTGAGCACCAAGGAAGCAAAGAAAAAAGGACTGGAAGAGGATACCATTATCGATATGGCCTTATGGGCAATTCCGAGTGGACTCCTCGGCGCTCGGCTTTATTATGTGTTATTTGAACTTGGTTATTATCTGCAAAATCCAGGACAAATCCTTGCGATTTGGAATGGCGGCATTGCGATTTATGGGGGATTGATTGCAGGAGGGGGTACGCTATATTGGTATGCAAAGAAAAAAGGTACTTCTTTGGCACTCGTTCTTGATATTTTAGCGCCCAATGTATTGTTAGCCCAGTCCATTGGTCGTTGGGGCAATTTTATGAATCAGGAAGCTTATGGTGGACCGGTTACTCGTCAATTCTTGGAAAATCTTTATTTACCTGAATTTATCATTGAACAAATGAATATCAATGGTACCTACTACCATCCGACTTTTTTATACGAGTCATTGTGGAGTTTATTGGGCTTTGTCCTCATCGTCACTATACGGAACCGAAAACAGCTTTTGCGTCAAGGTGAAGTCGCTTTGAGTTACGTTTTGTGGTACTCAGTGGGTCGGTTCTTCATTGAAGGTATGCGAACGGACAGTTTATGGATTGGCGAGTGGATCCGCGTTTCGCAAGCCTTGTCTCTGGCCCTGTTTATTGGCGCGATTGTAGTATGGTTTATACGCAGACAAGATTATCCACCAATTTCTTATTATTCTGATGGCAATAAGGGGCAGAAAAAGACTATTAAGATGGTGAATTGA
- the arsD gene encoding arsenite efflux transporter metallochaperone ArsD, with protein MKKIEIFEPAMCCSTGVCGPSVDSELLRITNLFDTLKENEEVKAYRFNLTSNPQAFVVNEKVLNLIQNQGNDVLPITLIDGEILKTESYPTFEELGLSDINNEKGACCSNSQEEVKVEANTTCCGGNSGCC; from the coding sequence ATGAAAAAAATTGAAATTTTTGAACCTGCGATGTGTTGCTCTACTGGAGTTTGTGGGCCGTCTGTTGATTCAGAATTACTTCGTATTACAAACCTATTTGATACATTGAAAGAGAACGAAGAGGTAAAAGCTTATCGTTTTAATCTTACAAGTAACCCTCAAGCGTTTGTGGTTAACGAAAAAGTTCTGAATCTCATACAAAATCAAGGAAATGATGTTTTACCAATCACATTAATTGATGGAGAAATTCTCAAAACCGAAAGCTATCCAACTTTTGAAGAACTTGGACTAAGCGATATTAATAATGAAAAAGGAGCTTGTTGCTCAAATTCCCAAGAAGAAGTCAAAGTAGAGGCTAATACCACATGTTGTGGTGGAAATTCTGGTTGCTGTTAA
- a CDS encoding GlsB/YeaQ/YmgE family stress response membrane protein: MIWSLIVGALIGLIAGAITNKGSSMGWIANILAGLVGSFVGQALLGTWGPSLAGMALIPSIIGAVIVVAVASFVLSKMN, translated from the coding sequence ATGATTTGGTCATTAATTGTTGGTGCATTAATCGGATTAATCGCTGGTGCGATTACAAATAAGGGAAGTTCAATGGGCTGGATTGCTAATATCTTAGCAGGGTTAGTTGGATCTTTTGTAGGTCAAGCCTTACTTGGAACTTGGGGACCTTCGCTTGCTGGCATGGCATTAATACCATCCATTATTGGAGCGGTCATTGTGGTTGCTGTTGCATCTTTCGTCCTATCTAAAATGAATTAG
- the amaP gene encoding alkaline shock response membrane anchor protein AmaP, whose amino-acid sequence MATGKKIILIILDLLLLTLVLPMTWDYYNFMEYDWRTTTSSNIPFIGKYMIDYLFWGNIVLIVILILALIVILFYPRTYMDVQLTSNNGDLTLKKSAIEGFVGEKVKENDYLKNSKIAVSLFKNKIKIDIKGEIIPRVEVAQKAQVLEREDGNLRVFGKSL is encoded by the coding sequence TTGGCAACTGGAAAGAAAATAATACTCATTATCCTTGATCTCCTTTTACTTACGCTTGTTCTACCAATGACGTGGGATTATTACAATTTCATGGAGTATGATTGGAGGACAACGACCTCTAGTAACATTCCCTTCATAGGTAAATATATGATAGACTATTTGTTTTGGGGGAACATCGTTTTAATAGTCATATTAATTCTCGCCTTGATTGTAATCCTTTTTTATCCTCGAACCTATATGGATGTACAACTCACTTCAAATAATGGAGATTTAACTTTAAAGAAGTCTGCCATTGAAGGTTTTGTAGGTGAAAAAGTAAAAGAAAATGATTACCTTAAAAACTCAAAAATCGCTGTTTCACTTTTTAAAAATAAGATAAAAATTGATATAAAAGGTGAGATTATTCCTCGAGTTGAAGTGGCACAAAAAGCCCAAGTTCTGGAAAGAGAGGATGGAAACCTTAGAGTCTTTGGTAAGAGCTTATAA